ATCGTGACCGAAAAGGCCACGGCCCTGAATGAGAAAGGTCAGTATGCTTTCGAAGTAGAGCGGAACGCTAACAAAGTTCAGATTAAGAAAGATATTGAGCAGCTGTACGGTGTAACGGTAACAGGCATTAGCACTATCCGCACACAAGGCAAACTCAAGTCGAAGTTCACGAAAGGCGGCGCTGTATCTGGCCGTCGTGCGTCGATCAAAAAGGCAATTGTAACCGTGAAAGAAGGCGATGTAATCGACTTCTATAGCGGCATCTAAGCAGATTAAATCTGCATAAGCGCATTTTAAGGTAAAATGGCACTCAAAAAACTAAGACCAACATCACCGGGTCAACGATTTCGCATCGCCCCGGCTTTCGACGAGATAACCACGTCGACGCCGGAGAAATCGTTGTTGGCGCCCATGGAAAAATCCGGTGGCCGTAACAACTCAGGCAAAATGTCCAACCGCTATATCGGTGGTGGACACAAGCAGAAGTATCGTGTTATCGACTTCAAGCGTGACAAAGCTGGTGTTTCAGCTACGGTGAAGACGATTGAGTACGATCCGAACCGTACTGCTCGCATCGCTCTACTCAACTACGCCGATGGCGAGAAGCGTTATATTATCGCTCCTGCTGGTTTAGAAGTAGGTACGACAGTTGTTTCGGGCCCCGGTGTTGCTCCTGAAGTAGGTAATGCTCTCACCTTGCGTGAAATTCCTC
This Hymenobacter sp. GOD-10R DNA region includes the following protein-coding sequences:
- the rplW gene encoding 50S ribosomal protein L23 — protein: MSTLRKPIVTEKATALNEKGQYAFEVERNANKVQIKKDIEQLYGVTVTGISTIRTQGKLKSKFTKGGAVSGRRASIKKAIVTVKEGDVIDFYSGI